In Candidatus Eremiobacterota bacterium, the genomic stretch TCGGGAAGATAGTGCAATACTACGATTGGGACGCGGGTTTCATGGTCATTATCGCCTCGGCAGTGCTGTCGATAGTGCTCCTTGTCATGACATGGAACGTCCACGACAGGCGCCAGGCCCACAAGTGAAATAAAAAGAGGGACAGCTTGAGGCTTTCCCTCTGGTGCTGTCCCCCGGGGTATACGCTTTCTACATCTCGTCAATCAGGACCATGTTATGGCCGCAGCAGATGAGATCGCACTCTTCATCAACGCACTCGCAGTCCTGCTCGATTATGGCCTTCATGCCGCACGTGGGGCAGCGGTACATCTCGCCCTCGTGTGACATGACAAGCTCGGGCTCCTGCATCGGCTCGCCGCAGCAGAGAATCTCGCACTCATCCTTCCTGCACTCATCGTCAAGAAGAACGACCACCCTGCCGCATTCCTCGCAGACCAGGTACATGAGCTCATCATCGTAATGCTCCTCTTCAGGAGGGGGAGCCGCTTTCTTTGCCGGCTTCTCTTTCGCGGGCTTTCCGGGCTTTTCCGTCTTGGTGAGAGCCTTGCTCTCCTTCTTGGCGCCCTTTCCCTTTTTCTTCTCTTCCTTCTTTCCCTTCTTTTCCGCCTTGGCAGGCTTCGCAGGCTCTTTCTTCTTTTCTGCCATTTCACACCTCCTAATCGTCACTCTTTTCCCCTCATAGTAATTACTCACCGGCGCTTCCTATCCCTTCTCACTGACAAGAAGTTTCAGGGAAATGCGGCGCTTCCCGTAATCGACAGCCAGAACCTTCACGGTCACGATGTCACCGACTTTCACCACCTCGGAGGGATCGGCCACGAAGCGCTCCGCAAGCTGTGACTTGTGGCAGAGGCCGTCTGTGTGGACTCCTATATCGATGAATGCGCCGAAATTGGTGACGTTGGTGACCCTACCCTCGAAGAGCATCTCCTCCTTGACATCATCAATTCCCTCTATCCCCTCACGGAACGCCACGGTGCGGAACTCCTTCCGTGGATCCTTGCCTGGATTGAGGAGGCTGTCAAGGAGGGCGTCGAAATTATGGGCCTGGCAGGTGGCGGTGAGATACCTGCTCCTGTCGAGAGCCTGAAGGACATTCCTGTTTCCCAGCAGCGCGCTTACAGAGAGATTGCAGTCACCGGCCATCTTTTCAACTACACCGTAGGACTCAGGATGGACGCCCGTGCCGTCAAGGGGATTCTTTCCGCCCCTGATTCTCAGGAAGCCGGCGCATTGCTCATAGGCCTTCGGCCCCAGGCCTTTCACCTTCAGGAGCTCACCGCGGCTCTTGTAAAAGCCGTGATTTTTTCGGTGCTCCACGATGCTCCTGGCCACCTTGTCTGAAAGCCCTGAAATATAGGTGAGTATGGCATGGGAGGCCGTGTTGAGATCGACACCCACATGGTTCACGCAGATCTCGATCACCCTCTGGAGTGCTTCACGGAGCTTTTTCTGGTCAACATCGTGCTGGTACTGCCCTACCCCTATGGATTTGGGATCAATCTTCACGAGCTCGGCAAGGGGATTCTGAAGGCGCCTGCCGATGCTGATGGCTCCCCTCACCGTCACATCCAGGTCGGGGAACTCCTCGCGGGCCAGCTCAGAGGCCGAATACACCGAGGCGCCGGCCTCATCGACAAGGGCTACGATGATATCGTGGGAGACCTCCTTCACCGCATCCCTCACAAAAGCCATGGCTTCGCGGGATCCTGTGCCGTTGCCCACGCCCACGGCACCGATGCTGTGCTTTTTTATCAGGGCCACGAGGGACTCCTTCGCCTTTTTCGCTTCGCCGGCCGACAGGATATGGAAGACCCTGTGGTCCAGAAAGGTCCCGTCACGATCGAGAACCGCCACCTTGATCCCCGTCCTGAGCCCGGGATCCATGCCCAGCACGCTCCGGTAAGGGATGGGCGGCGCCATGAAAAGGGCATCGAGGTTGCGGGCAAATACCTTGATGGCCTCCATCTCGGCGGCTTCAGAGAGCTCATTCTGAATCCTCGTCTCCAGGGCCGGGCGTATATACTGCGAATAGGCAATCTCTATGGCCTTCTCCACGTATTCCTGGTAATAATAGGAGCGCAGCAGGAATCTCTCACGGAGCGCAAAAAGATGGGCTCCTTCGTCAACCTCGGCCTTCATGGAAAGAGCACCCTGCTCGGCACCGCGCCTGATGGCCAGGTACCGGTGGGAGTTCCTGGGAAGGCAGAGCGCCTTGAGAGCCTCGGTAAAGTCGTAATAATCTTCGAAGCGGTGGTCCTCCCCGTTGTAGCCGCGCTTCTTTTTCGAGATAAGCACTCCCGACGAGAAGGAGCTCTTGAGAAAAGACTCCATGAGATTGACAGACTCAAGAACCTGCTGGGAGATTATGTAAAGAGCTCCCTCAAGCGCCTTCTCCACGGTGTCATAATCGGTCCCGGCTTTTGCAAAGTCAAGGGCAAGGACTTTCGCGTCGCCAAGGTTTTCCTTCGCAAGAAGCATCCGGGCAAGGGGCTCAAGCCCTGCCTCCCTCGCCTTGTCAGCCTTGGTCTTTCTTTTTTCCTTGTAGGGGAGATAGAGATCCTCAAGTATCCTCGCATCGGTGCAGGTCTCGATTGCTGCCCGGAGCTCCATTGTGAGCTTTCCCTTCCTCTCAATCTCTCCAAGGACAAAAGCCTTTCTTTCAGACAGGTCCCTGAAATACTTTATGGCATCATAGACCCGTGCCACGCCCACTTCATCAAGGTTCCCCGTCTGATCCTTCCGGTAGCGCGACACGAAAGGGATAGTGGCCTTGTCGTCATAGAGAGCCACAAGGTGCTCCACATACAGTCTCTGCACTCCGGACTTTGCCGCTACAAGATCAACAAGCTGCGCTTCCATTGCCCCTCCTCAGTTAAATATCAATGGGATGTTCGACAGGAAAAGAACAAAGGCCTGCTGTGGCAGGCCCTTATAGAGTCCATCAGATGGCGGAGGTCTTATGATTTCAGGGGGTACCGCGGCACCACGGCGTCGCCATCGACCTTGAGATCGCATGTGTTGGTGATGAAGCCCACGACGGACCTGGCAATCTGCTCGAGGTCCTTGATCTTTGCATTTTCGAGCATGGTGTGCACGTCGTTGACTCCCGTCCCTATGGCGACGCTTTTCACAAGCTTGTTGTTCAGGGCCGGCGAGTTCGCATCAGTTCCGGCGCCGGCGAGGATAGGGCCATGAACAGGCTGAGGCTTTATCCCCGCGTCGGCCATGGAGCGCATGCTCACCTGGATGAGGGGATCCTCCTGGCTGAAATTGTACTTGGTGGGCTTCGAGGTGATGATGACGCCGTCATTGGTGAGATAGAGGGATCTCTTGTCGGTGGAATCAATCACAAAGCCAAGGGTGGGCCTGGTGGCAATATCTTTCGGATCGAGGGCCATCGAGCCCTTGAGGCCCACTTCCTCGCCGACGGTAAAGACAATCTTTATCTCAGGGTGGTCCATGCCGCGCTCCAGAACTGACTGCACCCCTTCCATGATCTGGGCGATGCCGGCCCTGTCGTCACCGCCGAGGATATGGCGCTCGTTAGTCTTTATCTTCTTGCCGTCATTGATGATGGCATCGGCCGATGTGGGCGAGACGGTGTCCATGTGGGCCGAGAGCATTACCGTGGGCGCATCCTTGGCGCTCTCCGTCGCCGGGATGGTGGCGATGAGATTTCCCGCCTGGTCCTTGGCGTGGTTCACTTTCATGGCGTCAAACTGTCTGCCGAGCTCAGAGGCTACGGCATCTTCCTGCTTGTACTTCGCATTGATGCCGGCAATCTTCGTGAAATTCGCCACGAGGCGGTCCTTGTTGACAGCCGGGAAGGGACGCTCCTTGAAATCGATGGTCTGCACAGGCTTCTCGGTGAGAAGGAGGTTGCAGAGCTTACTGGTATCGATGAGAAAACTCATAAGGGGCTCAGCCATTACGCTGTTAAGGCCCATGAAAGCCTTGCCCGCATAGCCCAGAAGAGTGCTGATGGGATTCTTTCTCTCCGGCGCTTTCTTTGCAGCCTGGACATCGAGGGAGAAGGTCTCTGTCGCCTGGTGGGCATTGTCCTTCTCCTGGACCTTCTGCCCGCTGCCCGTAAGCTTCCTGATGCCCTTGCCCACGGCACTCACCACCGTGCCCACGGCCTCGCCGGCAACCCTCCCTATTCCAATCGTGTTCTCCTCAAGGCTTCCTCCCACAATACCTATGAGAGAACCAATCATGGTGCCCATGATTGTAGCCACAGGCCCCCCGATGAGGGTTGCAGCGATTGTAGGTATCACCGAAGCAGCCACCAGAGAGGATCCAAAAAGGCCGATGGTTTCAGCGCGCTCTATCGCTCTCGTGCGCTCCGGCACGTGGCCGAGAATGGCCTTCTCCGCCTTGTGCAGCATCCTGGGAAGGAGAGGCTCCCAGGGGCCTTTCCCCTGGGGCGGGGCCTTGGGAAGCTCCACCTTCCTGTCGCCCTCATTGGGATCCGGGGGATTCCCGTGATTCAGCGCCGCCCTGACAAGACCCACACCAGCACCGACGGCGCTTCCTGCAAGTGCTCCGGCATGCTTCCCGATCCCGATGTATTTCTCCTCAATAGCAGCCACCACGAGGGCGCCTATCATACCGGCGGGGCCGAGGACCGTTCCCGCTATGGCCGGCGCTGCCTGTGCCACCATGAGGGGAAGGGACGCAGCCCCGGCTGACGCCGCGAGCAGCATGCCGATCTTCTTTCCCTGGAGCCGGCCGTCCTCGACCGATTCACCCACTGTATCCTTGATGCCCTGCCATGTGGAATGAGGCTCATCGGCTGAGGGAGCCTGCGCTGCCACCCCCGCCTGGGCCTTGATTCCCCTTGGTGAGATGTCTGAAGCGCTGAACTGCAATGAATCCATAAGACTTTCTTCCTTCCTCCCGTCCTGCATATGCAGGCTAGAGTATCCCCTCATCGTATCAATTCTACCATAGAGAGGGCATATTAAAGCATGCCTTTTTGTTAACATTATATTAAATATTGTCCACCTCCCGGCGGCAGGAAAAGTATGCTATAATTGGAAAGCCATGCTGCATATCGAAGTGAGCAGAGGAGCGAGTATGTCGGTAAAAGAGCTCCATTATTATGTGCAGAACGGAAAGCCTGAGGAGACGATAGCCCTTCTTACTGCAAAGCCGGACCTCGTCAACGCACCTGACCGCTCAGGCATGACAGCTCTTCACCTCGCATCAGCCGGGGGGCTGGACAGGATGGTGGAGCTTCTTCTCTCCCGCGAGGCCGATGCAGGCGCGGTCAACAAGTGGCGCCAGACTCCCCTCCATTATGCCGCGTCGGGAGGATTCGAGAGCGTTGCAGAGCTTCTCATATCCCGGGGCGCTCCCGTCGATGGCCGTGACAGTGACGGGCAGACGGCCCTCCACCTCGCATGCGCCTCAGGGAGTCTTTCCATGGTGAAAATCCTTCTCGATGAGGGAGCCACCCTCAACGTGGCCGACAATTACGGCGTGACGCCTCTCTTCCCCGCTATCAGCAGCGGAAACTGCGAGCTGGTGAAATTCCTCATCAGCAGGGGAATCAGCGTGAAAAGCATATCCCGCTCAGGCGTGGCACCACTCCACCTGGCAGCCCAGGGCGGCAGCAGGGAGCTTGCCGAGCTCATTCTTTCAGGGGGAGCGTCCTGTGCCGCGAGTGATCTTGAGGGAAGGACTCCGCTCCATTACGCCGTCGCAGAAGGCCACCTTGATGTCGCGGGAGTTCTCATTTCAAGCGGAGCCGATATCAACGCGATGGAGTGCGGCTTCACCGTGCTCCATGACGCCGCCGGAAAGGGGCTCAACGAGTTTGTAGCCTTCCTGCTCTCCTGCGGCGCTCAAGCGGATATCGCCAATGCAGGGGGCTTCACCCCCCTGGAGTATGCAGAGCGCAGCGGCCATGACTCCGTGGCGAAACTGCTGAAGAACGGCGCTGCAGAGACACCAGAGGACTCTTAATGAACTCTGTGAAGGATTTGCAGCCTTTCCGGGCGAATGGAAGGTGAACCTTTCAGAAAGGGGGGCTCCATTGATGGCTCAGAAGATTACCCTTATTCTCCTCTGGAGCATCTGCACCGTGGGCATGAATCTGGGCGCCAAAAAGCTTGCCATGATCTTCTCAGTGGAAAAAGGAATCCTCCATGGCATTTTACTGGCATTGAAAAATCCATGGTTCTATCTCTTCTTTTTCACCGCCATAGGCACTGCCGTTTTCTACCTCTGGCTTCTGAAGCTCATGCCACTCTCGATAGCCGGAGCCATCGTGTCGTCCCTCGGTATCGTGCTGGTGGTCATTACCGGCGCCGTATTCTACCAGGAGAATGTCCTTGATCCCAGGACAATGATCGGCCTCTTACTGGCCCTTGCCGGCGTCATTACCCTCCAGAGCGCCGGCGTACAATAAAAGCCGCCTGAAAGGACGGCTCTCATGCCGTCCCCAGGGGCTCCTTCGGCGGAAAACCCATTCTAAAGCATTACGTAGCGCGTGCGCTCTTCGGCGGCATCCTCTTTCTTGTCATCGTCAAGGAGAGCTTCTGCTTCCTTGCTGCTGGAGAGCTGTTTTTTCTTGCTGGCCATCGTGGACTCTCCTTTCATTTCATCTACACGAGGACAAAAGCCCTTATGAGACCCTGCCCGCAGGTGTCGCTATTGTTGAACCCGGCCTCCCTGCCATGGGCATCCACTTTCCCGCCATGCACATAGACTGCGTGCTGGTAGCTCCATGCCACGGCATTTTCCGCGTTTCTCAGCTCGCTCATTCTGTTGAGGTGCTTTATATTGTTCTTCAGTCCAAGGAACTTCGCGCTGTCATTGGGATCCTCTCCGTTGTTGAGGCTGTGGCAGGCCCTCGCAAAGGAATTTGCGCCTTCATGGCCCGCCATCTGAGCACGCTTGGCCATGGCGGCATAGCAGAGATTGGCATAATCCCTCGCTTCGCCGCTTCCCCTGAAACGGTTCATGCGGTTCGCCGTCTCCATTTCCTGGGCGGTGAGCTTGACGTTTGTGCCGTCTTTCATAGTGAGGTTATAGCCGCCGTCGGCGGATTTCTCGGTCTTTGAGAAGACCTGGTCGCCGTACTTGTTCATTGCCGCCTTGATCATGGCCACGGAAGAGCAGTTTCCTTCCGCTCCCTGGGCCCAGCCGTTGAAGAGGTTGCCCCAGTTCTTGCGGGTGCCGTTGTTGTTCATATTGTTGTCAACTGGATTCACGTTGTTGTTGTTTCCGCCGTTATTGTTGTTTCCGCCGCCGTTCGGGCCTTTGCCGTTATTGTTCATCTGCTGCATCATGGTCTGCATCATCTGCGTCATCATCGTCATCATCTGGGTCATGGTCTGCATCATCTGCGTCATCATCTGGTTCATCTGCTGCTGATTGTTATTGGGATTCGTGTTCGGCGTGTTATTCGGCGTGTTATTCGGCGTGTTATTCGGCGTGTTATTCGGCGTATTGTTCGGCGTATTGTTCGGCCTGTTATTTGCAGCGCCGGCAGGCAACGCCGTGCCCCAGACATTCCTGAAGCTCTCGCTCTGTGCCGCGCCTCTTTGCTGCGCCCCTTCAGTCCCTGAGGAGGCCTCGCGGGAAAACTGCGAATTGTCGGAAGGCCTCTGGTAAGCCCCCCCCGATGACTGTCCATCGTCTTTCTTCCCCTGGAACTGCTGTGAAGGCTGCACTGCAGCGGAGGACTGCACAGTGCTCTCCCCGGGACGCCCCGTGTCCCTCCGTGAGTTGTCTGATGATGACTGGATGCTTTGTACCTCGCTCATATCTTCACCTCGTTAGCTTGATTCTGCCCCTCCCGGTACCGTGCCCCCCGAAAAATGTAGTATGATCACTGCATGTTTCATCTCAAAGCCTGAAAACCAGGTGAAATCAGCCTGAAAAAAACCTGAAATTGTTACCACCTCTTATTCTTTTTGTTAACTCTTGCGCCGGGGAATGCCCGCTGCTGTTAACAAAAAGAGGCGGCATTGCGCCGCCTCTTCTCATATTCCATAAAGACCTGTGATCCTCAGACGAACATGTAGGCTTCCGTGAGGCGCCTGCCATTGGTGTCGGTTCCGTTGAAGTTATAGGCGCTTCCATAATGATCGACAGTGCCGCCTCTCGTGTAAACGGAGTGGGTGGCAGAAAGCCCTATTCCGCCGGCCCCGCTGTTGAGGGCGCTGGGATCCACCTTCTTCATCTTGTTGCCGAGGCCGAGAAACCTTGCCGAGGCCATGGGATTCTGCTCACCGTTATTAAGGGCATGGAGGGCCCTTGCGTAGGAATTGCGGGAGCCTTCATAATTCTCTCCCTGGGCTCTCTTTGCCATGGCGGCATAACAGAGCGTGGCATTATCCTTCTCTGCGCCGCTTCCTTTGAAATTGCTCATCCGCTCGGCCTGGGCATATTCTTCGTTGGAGAGCTGCACCTTTTTTCCGTCCTGCATGGTAATATTATAACCGTTGCCCGTCCTCTCCACATTTTTGAAAATGTTGTTGCCGTATTTATCCTGGGCCGCCTTGATCGTTGAGACGGCCACGCAGTTTCCCTCTCTTCCCTGGCCCCATGAGTTAAAGACATTGCCGCCCTGCTGGCCCATGGGGTTGGTGCCGTTCACTCCTCCGCCCTGGCCGTTGATGCCGTTCACCGCGGGATTGGCGCCGTTGGTGCCGCCAGGCTTTCCGCCCATCTGCTGCTGCATCATCTGCATCATCTGCGTCATCATCTGCGTCATCATCTGCATCATCTGCTGCATCATCTGCTGCATCTGCTGCTGCATCTGCTGCTGGTTGTTGTTCGGCTTGGTGTTGGGCGTATTGTTAGGCGTAGTGTTAGGCTTGTTGTTCGGCGTGGCGTTGGGGCCTGCCGCTGCAAAAGCGCCATTGGGACCGGAAGAGGCGAAGGCGTTGGGGCCTGCCGCCGCAGCCGTGCCACCGGGGCCTGCCGCTGCTGCAAAGCCACCCTGGGGCTGTCCCTGGCCCGTATATGAGCCCCATGTGTTCCTGAATGAGTTGATGGCGGGATTTCCCTGAGCCTGCATAGGGCCTCCACCGCTCATCTCCCTCGAGAAGAGGGAGGAATCGCCCGGCATCCCCATGCCTCCCTGAGGAGGCGCCATAGGTCCCGGGGGGGGAGCGGAGCGCATAGGCGGCGGCTGAGAAGGGCCTGACACCTGGGGGCTCTGGAAAGACGGAGCTGATTCGATAGGCCTCATTTCTTCATTCATGGTACTGTCTCCTTATCCCTCGTGCTGCCTCTCGTACATGGTACATGATACCCAAATTCCATGCACTTATCTGTTTTTCATCACAGGCTATGAAATTTTCGTGAAAAACCTTTGAAAAAAAACTGAAATTGTTACCATAAATCGTATTCTTTGTTAAAGTTTCCGCACCTGCCGGAATGCCCCCTTGATCCAAAAGATGCGGAAGGGAAGAGCGGACCGGGAGAGAATACCAATATTTCGATACAAGGAGTCCTATGGACGGCAATTTCATCAAATTTCTCGGCACTGCAGGGGCGCGCTACGTGGTGGCGCGCCAGATGCGCTCTTCGGGGGGGATTCTGATCTGCCTCGGGGGGCGTAAAATCCTGATAGACCCGGGGCCGGGGTCTCTGGTGCGCTGCGCCCTCTCGCGGCCTCCCATAGACGCCTCGAAGCTTGACGGCCTCGTGCTCACCCACTCTCACATTGATCACTCCAATGATGTGAATATCATGATAGATGCCATGACCTTCGGAGGAATTGAAAAAAGGGGAGTGCTCTTTGCTCCCGGTGAGTGCATCCAGGGCGCGAACCCGGTGCTCTTCAACTACCTGCGGCAGTGCATAGGCGACATTGTGCTCCTTGAGCCAGAGCGCCAGTATTCCCTCGGGGAGATCACCTTTTCCACCTCGATAAGGCACCGGCACCCCGTGGAGACCTACGGCCTCCTCTTCCGCCATAACGGCCTCACCATATCGTTTCTTGCCGACACAAAGTATTTCGAGGAGTTGAAGGAATGCTACCGCGGCTCCGACATACTGGTCCTGAATGTGGTGCGCGACACGCCCTTTGAGGATGACACCATAATGCACCTCTCCTTTGAGGATGCCCGCGAGCTTGTAGGGGCATTAAAGCCAAGGAAAGCCATTCTGACTCACTTCGGCAAAAGGATGCTCGCCGCAAAGCCAGCGCTTCTTGCAAAAGCCCTCGCCAGGGAGACAGGTGTCGAAGTATACGCCGCTTATGACGGCATGAGATTCCCCTTATGACTTCGGCGGGGCGGCCTTTTTACTGCTGAGCCATTCGCTCCATCCGGTCCTGAACCCGTCCTGGTTTTCACGGCAATACTGATAAAATTTCCTGACGAACTCCTCCCGCTCCTTCTCATAGGGATATTTCCAGCTTCCCGGCTCTGTGTGGGGGAAGAGGTTGGCACCGCCGAGGAGGTACTGCCTCAGGACAATGTCGTCAATGCTCACTTTCCTGGCGTTCCGCATCATGTCCAGCATTGCAAGGAAGGTGGCTGTCCTTCCTTTTCCCGCCTTGCAGTGGAAATGAA encodes the following:
- a CDS encoding Tex family protein, with product MEAQLVDLVAAKSGVQRLYVEHLVALYDDKATIPFVSRYRKDQTGNLDEVGVARVYDAIKYFRDLSERKAFVLGEIERKGKLTMELRAAIETCTDARILEDLYLPYKEKRKTKADKAREAGLEPLARMLLAKENLGDAKVLALDFAKAGTDYDTVEKALEGALYIISQQVLESVNLMESFLKSSFSSGVLISKKKRGYNGEDHRFEDYYDFTEALKALCLPRNSHRYLAIRRGAEQGALSMKAEVDEGAHLFALRERFLLRSYYYQEYVEKAIEIAYSQYIRPALETRIQNELSEAAEMEAIKVFARNLDALFMAPPIPYRSVLGMDPGLRTGIKVAVLDRDGTFLDHRVFHILSAGEAKKAKESLVALIKKHSIGAVGVGNGTGSREAMAFVRDAVKEVSHDIIVALVDEAGASVYSASELAREEFPDLDVTVRGAISIGRRLQNPLAELVKIDPKSIGVGQYQHDVDQKKLREALQRVIEICVNHVGVDLNTASHAILTYISGLSDKVARSIVEHRKNHGFYKSRGELLKVKGLGPKAYEQCAGFLRIRGGKNPLDGTGVHPESYGVVEKMAGDCNLSVSALLGNRNVLQALDRSRYLTATCQAHNFDALLDSLLNPGKDPRKEFRTVAFREGIEGIDDVKEEMLFEGRVTNVTNFGAFIDIGVHTDGLCHKSQLAERFVADPSEVVKVGDIVTVKVLAVDYGKRRISLKLLVSEKG
- a CDS encoding M20/M25/M40 family metallo-hydrolase, producing the protein MDSLQFSASDISPRGIKAQAGVAAQAPSADEPHSTWQGIKDTVGESVEDGRLQGKKIGMLLAASAGAASLPLMVAQAAPAIAGTVLGPAGMIGALVVAAIEEKYIGIGKHAGALAGSAVGAGVGLVRAALNHGNPPDPNEGDRKVELPKAPPQGKGPWEPLLPRMLHKAEKAILGHVPERTRAIERAETIGLFGSSLVAASVIPTIAATLIGGPVATIMGTMIGSLIGIVGGSLEENTIGIGRVAGEAVGTVVSAVGKGIRKLTGSGQKVQEKDNAHQATETFSLDVQAAKKAPERKNPISTLLGYAGKAFMGLNSVMAEPLMSFLIDTSKLCNLLLTEKPVQTIDFKERPFPAVNKDRLVANFTKIAGINAKYKQEDAVASELGRQFDAMKVNHAKDQAGNLIATIPATESAKDAPTVMLSAHMDTVSPTSADAIINDGKKIKTNERHILGGDDRAGIAQIMEGVQSVLERGMDHPEIKIVFTVGEEVGLKGSMALDPKDIATRPTLGFVIDSTDKRSLYLTNDGVIITSKPTKYNFSQEDPLIQVSMRSMADAGIKPQPVHGPILAGAGTDANSPALNNKLVKSVAIGTGVNDVHTMLENAKIKDLEQIARSVVGFITNTCDLKVDGDAVVPRYPLKS
- a CDS encoding ankyrin repeat domain-containing protein, with product MSVKELHYYVQNGKPEETIALLTAKPDLVNAPDRSGMTALHLASAGGLDRMVELLLSREADAGAVNKWRQTPLHYAASGGFESVAELLISRGAPVDGRDSDGQTALHLACASGSLSMVKILLDEGATLNVADNYGVTPLFPAISSGNCELVKFLISRGISVKSISRSGVAPLHLAAQGGSRELAELILSGGASCAASDLEGRTPLHYAVAEGHLDVAGVLISSGADINAMECGFTVLHDAAGKGLNEFVAFLLSCGAQADIANAGGFTPLEYAERSGHDSVAKLLKNGAAETPEDS
- a CDS encoding MBL fold metallo-hydrolase; its protein translation is MDGNFIKFLGTAGARYVVARQMRSSGGILICLGGRKILIDPGPGSLVRCALSRPPIDASKLDGLVLTHSHIDHSNDVNIMIDAMTFGGIEKRGVLFAPGECIQGANPVLFNYLRQCIGDIVLLEPERQYSLGEITFSTSIRHRHPVETYGLLFRHNGLTISFLADTKYFEELKECYRGSDILVLNVVRDTPFEDDTIMHLSFEDARELVGALKPRKAILTHFGKRMLAAKPALLAKALARETGVEVYAAYDGMRFPL